GTGTCCGAATGAAATAGATCAGCATAAAAATATGCAGCAAACACCTCCCCCTTTGCCACAGAGAACCTGAAGGTAATTCGCAATCAGTAATGCATTTTTACCCTATTTTTGGTGGTTTTAAAATGAAAAAAACCCGACCTTAATGGGTTTTATAGGTGAATATTCTCACTCCCACTATTGAAAAGCCCTAGATGACACATTTCTTTTGAAAAAAATGCATCTTAACTGCAAATAAGTCACGGTAACTTAGGGAATATATTCCTTACTTATATAAGGCAAAACTAGTTAATAGCCGGCAGGCAAATATTACTAGCACTATTTTTATCACCACTAGCTTAATGATTGGAGCAGCTATGCTCACTGCTGATCCCAATTCTTCACAGAACAGCGCCGACACCAGCGCTATAGATATTGTGGAAACATCACCACTATCGGCTATCCCGGTTGGAAAAAAATGTGTACTCACCGAGGTTGAAGACGCCGAATTGTCGCACGATATGCGCCGTCGTATGGCTGAGCTTGGTTTACGAGCCGGCGCAGAGTTAACCGTATGTCAAAAAACTGCTGGCGGCGGACGAGTGATCAAGATTAGCAATACTCGCTACGCCATCGACAAAAACACATCCACCCATATCATCGTTACTCCTGGTGTTTTCCTATGACCACTAAAATTCCAACAACTTCCTGCCACTGTGAATCCCATGGCGGTGCCGTAGCACCTCAAGGAACGCCCGTTATTGCTTTAATTGGTGCTCCTAATGCGGGAAAATCTACTCTTTTTAATGCTCTTACCGGGGCAAAGGCTCGAATGGGCAACTGGCCAGGCACAACTGTGGAAGTCAGCCGCGGTGCATGGCGTGATAGTAAAACTGAAACCATTTTTGACGTCATTGATTTCCCCGGCGCGTATTCACTTGACCCATTAAGCCCCGATGAAGAACTCACCCGACAACTAATCATTGACTGCGAAGAAAAAGACCGCCCCGACCTGGTGATGATCGCCGTCGATGCATCAAGTATTTCACGCAGCTTATACCTGGTTGCACAGCTTGCCGAACAAGCTCACCGCTTGGTTTTAGTACTGACGAAAACCGATATCGCTGCACTTAATGGTGAAACTTTTGATACCAAAGCATTATCGGAATATATTCAAGCACCAGTCATCGCCATTGATCCGCGCCACCGGGAGAACCTCACCGGTTTAGCCGAGATAATAAGTAAAGAACTTACTCAGCCACAGATTATTCGTCGCACAGTACACAGCACCGATGAATTTGAACTAGCCGATAAGCGCTTCCAATGGATCGAGGAAGGTGTCAAACACACCACTACCAGCAAACGCCAGGCTACCACTACCCTCACTGAGCGTATCGACACCGTCGCCCTGCACCCATTCTTTGGCCCACTGTTGTTTTTGGCGGTAATGTGGCTCGTCTTCCAGATCACCACCACAGTCGCTGCCCCACTCCAAGACGGACTCGAAGGATTTTTTACCGGACCACTCACTGATTGGACTACCGTAGCTCTTGAAGCACTAGGGCTTACCCATCCGGTTTTCTCTGGATTACTTATCGACGGTTTCATTAACGGCGTAGGCATGGTGCTAACCTTTGCTCCACTTATGGCGTTGATGTTTTTATGTCTCGCGGTGCTAGAAGATTCTGGCTATATGGCACGCGCTGCTGTAGTTACTGACCGAGTGATGAAAGCCATTGGCCTTCCCGGAAAGGCTTTTATCCCACTGATTGTGGGATTCGGATGCAATGTTCCAGCAATTTCTGCTACTCGCGTCCTAGGGCAAAAACGTCAACGACTCCTGACTGCCCTGCTTATTCCGTTTACTTCCTGCTCTGCACGACTCACTGTCTATCTCATGCTTGCAGCTACCTTCTTCCCTGATAACGCTGGCACTGTTTTGTTTGCCATGTACATGATTTCAATTGGACTGGTCGTGCTCGTTGGTTTGCTCATGAAGCACACTCTTTGGCGACGAATGGGCGCAGAACCACTAGTTATCGACCTACCCATATACCAACTTCCTGGTTTGCGGTTAGCACTCTCAGTAATGTGGATTCGACTACGCGGCTTTTTACAAACTGCTGGCGGTATTATTGTTGCCACCGTAGTTGTTGTGTTTGTACTCCAATCCACCCCAGTAGTAAGCGGATATGGCTTTGCCGATGAAGACCTTGCCTTCGAAGACACCGCCTATGGACGTATGTCTGAAGCTGTTGCTCCAGTATTTGCTCCTGCTGGCTTTGGCTCCGGTGAAATCGCTGGCACCCTTGTTACTGGCTTCGTAGCTAAAGAAGCAGTTATCTCTACCTGGGCGCAAACATATAGTTTGGCCGATGTCACCGATGAAGATCCAGAAGAACAAGGCCAATCAGAACTTGCCCAAGCGGTCCGTGCTGACTTCAATCAAGCCTCCGGTGGACATGCTATTGCAGCAGTCTGGGCATTTATGGTCTTCCTACTCGCTTACACCCCATGTGTAGCGACACTTGCAGCGCAAAAGCGAGAAATCGGAACTAAATGGATGCTTTACGGTGTTGTCATCCAGCTAGCTACCGCGTGGTTGCTGGCAGTAGGTATCTTTAACCTGCTCAAAATTTGGTGGTAAAACATGGCTATATTTCGCTCACGTAGTGTATCCGATACTCACAATGCTGATCGTGGTGCTTATGGGCATACTCAGAAACGCAATCAGTATGACAATAAGCGTCAGGATAATAGCGCGACTACTCAGCGCCCGCTGTCGGCAATAGCTAATGCTATCCAACAGGGAGCCACCACTACCAGTGAAATCACAAAAATAACCCAGCTTTCAGAATCAACTGTTGATGCAGCACTAGCCCACCTCACTCGAATCGGGATGATGCGCTCATCAACAGAATCAAGCGCATGCACTGAGTGCGGTCTAAAAAGCACTTGTTCCACCTCACCACAAGGATGTAATGAAACTGGTGCTCACGACCGCAATCGTAAGCGTCGTCCTGGATTAACCACGCTCACGCTTATCGAACGACCACAGTAGTTAACTAGTACTAATTAACTACTGATCCATAAAACGGTGACAGCTACTATGACCTATGTTATGACCTGCTGTCACCGTTTTTCTGCTCACTAAAACTGCATATTTTTAGTACACAATAAGTTCTTCGCAGCAAAGCCTTACCAAGATACGATAACCTTGGACGTTATGGAATCTCTTCCCAGTAATCACGATGAACACGAATCACGTAACAAGCTTGCTGCACCTAGTGAGACAACAAGTGATGCATCCGATACATCATCGGAAACGCCAAGCAACAATGATAGCTGGGAAACTACCGATGCTGATTTCACTACTTTAGATCGTGACAATGCAGTGGCTGATGCTACACGTACACAAAAAACTGACAATGAAGAACTACCTCAGCTGCCTTCATTTGTCCAGAACCCCACCAAACGCGATGTCGGTCTTTATATAGCATTCACGGCACTAACCATCTATGGCTTTGCGATCATGCCTTTCCGGGCGGCACTCATTGTTAACCAAC
This DNA window, taken from Corynebacterium kutscheri, encodes the following:
- a CDS encoding FeoA family protein, which gives rise to MIGAAMLTADPNSSQNSADTSAIDIVETSPLSAIPVGKKCVLTEVEDAELSHDMRRRMAELGLRAGAELTVCQKTAGGGRVIKISNTRYAIDKNTSTHIIVTPGVFL
- the feoB gene encoding ferrous iron transport protein B; the protein is MTTKIPTTSCHCESHGGAVAPQGTPVIALIGAPNAGKSTLFNALTGAKARMGNWPGTTVEVSRGAWRDSKTETIFDVIDFPGAYSLDPLSPDEELTRQLIIDCEEKDRPDLVMIAVDASSISRSLYLVAQLAEQAHRLVLVLTKTDIAALNGETFDTKALSEYIQAPVIAIDPRHRENLTGLAEIISKELTQPQIIRRTVHSTDEFELADKRFQWIEEGVKHTTTSKRQATTTLTERIDTVALHPFFGPLLFLAVMWLVFQITTTVAAPLQDGLEGFFTGPLTDWTTVALEALGLTHPVFSGLLIDGFINGVGMVLTFAPLMALMFLCLAVLEDSGYMARAAVVTDRVMKAIGLPGKAFIPLIVGFGCNVPAISATRVLGQKRQRLLTALLIPFTSCSARLTVYLMLAATFFPDNAGTVLFAMYMISIGLVVLVGLLMKHTLWRRMGAEPLVIDLPIYQLPGLRLALSVMWIRLRGFLQTAGGIIVATVVVVFVLQSTPVVSGYGFADEDLAFEDTAYGRMSEAVAPVFAPAGFGSGEIAGTLVTGFVAKEAVISTWAQTYSLADVTDEDPEEQGQSELAQAVRADFNQASGGHAIAAVWAFMVFLLAYTPCVATLAAQKREIGTKWMLYGVVIQLATAWLLAVGIFNLLKIWW